From Cupriavidus oxalaticus:
CGCTGTTACCGCCCAAGCCCAGACCGTCGCCGAGATCGTCAAGAAGGGCAAGGTCACCATCGGCGTGGTGACCGGTGCTCCGCCTTTCGGCACCGCGGACGCCACCGGCAAACCCGCCGGCTATGACGTCGACGTGGCCAACCTGCTCGGCAAGTACCTGGGCGTGCCGGTCGATATCGTTCCGCTCACCTCGCCCAGCCGGATTCCGGCGCTGGAAGCGGGCAAGGTCGACTTCCTGGTCGCGACGCTGGCGCCGACGCCGGAGCGGGCGCGTGCCATCATGTTCAGCTCGCCCTACAGCGCATTCGAGCTGACCATCTTTGCGCCTACCGCTGCCAAGTACGCCAAGCTGACTGAGCTCGGCAAGAAGAAGGTGGGCGTGACGCGCGGCACCACGCAGGACACCGCGCTGACCCGCCTGGCGGTGCCCGGCATGAATATCGTCCGCTTCGAGGACGATGCCACCTGCGCGCAGGCGCTGATCAGCAACCAGGTCGACGCCATTGCGCTGCCCAACACCACCGGCAACGAAATCATGAAGGCGCGCGGCGCCGGCAAGTTCGACGCCAAGTTCGCGTTCTCGGTGCAGCCGAATTCGATGGCCGTGCGCCGCGACGCCTTCGAGCTGCGCCAGTGGCTCAACACCACCATCTCCTACGTCAAGCTCAATGGCGAACTCGATGCCATTGCGCAGAAGTGGACCGGCAAGGCGCTGCCCGCGCTGCAAACGTTCTGAACCAGGCCGTCTGAGGTTGCGCGCCGGCGCCCCGCCGGCGTGCCAGGAGACCCGCATGCACTACCAATTCGAATGGACCCCGGTGCTGTCGCAGCTGGATCGCTTCGCGGAAGGCGCCGCGATGACGCTGGCACTCAGCTTCGGCTCGATCCTGCTTGGCACCCTGATCGGCACCGCCGGCGCCATTGCCGCCGCTTTTGGCGGCCCGTGGCTGCAGCGCGTCACCAGGGCCTATGTCGAGGCGATCCGCAACACGCCCTTCCTGATCCAGCTCTTCATCATCTTCTTCGGCTTGCCGACCGTGGGCCTGCAGATCGATGCCGTCACTGCCGCGGTGATTGCGATGACCGTCAACCTCGGCGCCTACTCGACTGAAATCATCCGTGCCGGATTGCAGGCGGTACACCGCTCGCAGCTCGAAGCCGCCGCCGCGCTGGGCATGACGCGCTGGCAGCTGATCCGCCACGTCGCGCTGGTACCGGCCTTCGAAAAGGTCTATCCCGCCCTGACCAGCCAGTTCACGCTGATGATGCTGACCTCGAGCGTGGTGTCGACGATCTCGGTGGAAGAGCTGACGGCGGTCGCCAGCCAGGTCGATTCGCAGACCTTCCGCACCTTCGAGAGCTACATCCTCGTCATGTTCCTCTATATCGGGCTGGCACTACTGCTGCGCGCCATGTTCGCCCTGATCGGCAACCTGGTGTTCAAGCGGCGCCGCGTGGTGGCGCGCGCACGAAAGCTGGCCCGCACGGCGCCGGTCGTGCCGCTGGCGCGCGCCGAACTGACGGCAGCGGTTGCTGGGAGCACGAAATGATCACCGAGTTTTCCTGGAATCATCTTGAAATCCTGCTGCTGGCCGCACGCTGGACGCTGTGGGTGACCTTGCTGGCCTTCGTCGGCGGCACGCTGGCCGGTTTCCTGGTCGCGCTGGCGCGTACCTCCAGAAGCCCGCTGCTGCGCCTGGCCAGCACGGTCTATATCCAGGTCGTGCAAGGCACGCCGGTGCTGATCGTGCTGTTCCTGAGCTACTACGGCCTGTCCGTGCTCGGGCTCAAGCTGTCGCCGATGGTCGCGGCCATGCTGGCGATGTCGATCTACGCCAGCGCCTATCTTGGCGAGATCTGGCGCGGCTGCATCGAGGCCGTGCCGCAAGGACAGTGGGAAGCCAGCGAGGCGCTTGCCCTCACCCGCTGGCAGCAGCTGCGCTACGTGGTGCTGCCGCAGGCGGTGCGGCTGGCCTTGCCGCCCACCGTGGGGTTCTCGGTCCAGCTGGTCAAGAACACCTCGATCACTTCCATCATCGGCGTCATCGAGCTGACCCGCGCCGGCCAACTGATCAACAACGCGACCTTCCAGCCCTTTGCGGTCTTTGTCGTCGTCGCACTTATCTACTTCGCGCTCTGCTTCCCGCTGTCCGCGGCGGCCCGGCGCATGGAAAGGAGGCTCCATGTCAATCGTTGAAGCACAAGGCGTGCACAAATCGTATGGCTGCGTCGAAGTCCTGAAAGGCGTGTCGTTTGCCATCGAGCCGGGCCAGGTAGTCGCCATCATCGGCCGCAGCGGCTCCGGCAAGAGCACCATGCTGCGCTGCCTGAACGGACTGGAGACGATCAATGCCGGCAATATCACCGTCGCCGGCCACAAGCTGGATCACGACCGCAAGCGCTTGCTCGACCTGCGCCGCGACGTGGGCATGGTGTTCCAGAGCTACAACCTGTTTCCGCACCTGACCGTGGGCCAGAACATCGCGCTGGCGCCGGCCATCGTGAAGAAGATGGCCGCAAGCCGGATCGACGGCATCGTCGCCCAGGTGCTGACCCAGGTCGGCCTGCTCGACAAGAAGGACTGCTACCCCGAGCAACTCTCGGGCGGCCAGCAGCAGCGCGTGGCCATCGCCCGTTCGCTGGCGATGGAACCCAAGGTGATGCTGTTCGACGAAGTCACCTCTGCGCTCGACCCCGAGCTGACGGCGGAAGTGCTTCGTGTCATGGAGAACCTCGCTGCCTCCGGCATGACCATGGTGCTGGTCACGCATGAGATGGAATTCGCGCGCCGCATGGCGCATACCACCATCTTCATGCACCAGGGCAAGGTCCACGAGGCGGGCCCGTCGAAGGCGCTGTTCGCGCAGCCACGGACGCCGGAACTGCAGCAATTCCTCAGCGCGGGAGCACTGAAATGAGCCAGTGGCAACCAGAAGGCGCAAATGGAGCCTCGCGCCCGCCGGTCCTTATCTCGCTGACCGCCTATGGTGCCGACCTCGCGCTGCGCGACGGCCAGGCGGCGCTGGCGCGGATTGCCGCGGCAGCGGGCGCGGATGGCGTGGAATTCCGCGGCGAACTCCAGCGCGGGCACAAGGAGGAAGTCATCGAACAGCGCGAGGTTGCTGGGGAGCATGGACTGGACGTGGTCTGGTCCAGCCCGGAAGGCCTCTGGAATGACGCAGGCAGCCTCGATGCCGCCGCGCTCGACCGTGCCTTCACGACCGCGCTGGCGCTCGGTGCGAGCCGGGTCAAGATGTCGCTTGGCGGCTATCGGGCAGGCACGGCACTGGCAGCGCTGCTTCCCTGGCTGCGGCACGACGGCATCGAACTCGTCGTGGAAAACGACCAGACCGCCCGCGCCGGCACCGTACCGCCGCTGCGCGACTTCTTCGCGCGTATCGCGGCGCTCGGCGAGACCGTGCCGATGACCTTCGACATGGGCAACTGGCACTGGACCGGCGAAGACCCGCTCGACGCCGCGCAAGTCTTCGGCGCCAACGTCGGCTACGTGCACTGCAAGGGCGTGCAGCGCACGCCCGCCAAATGGATCGCGGTACCGCTCGACCAGTCGGCGGCACCCTGGCGCGGCGTCTTGCGCCGCCTGCCCACGCAAGTTGCGCGTGCGATCGAATTCCCGCTGCAAGGCGAAGACCTGGTACAGGTCACGCGCCATCATGTCGAACTGCTGCGTTCGGTGGAGGTCCCCGCATGAGTCCCGATCTTGACGTGGTCACGCTGGGCGAGGCCATGCTGATGCTGGTCGCCGGCGAAGCCGGGCCGCTCGAAGGCGCGCAGACCTTCCACAAGCGCACCGCCGGCGCCGAGACCAACGTGGCCATCGGCCTGTCGCGCCTGGGCCTGAAGGTCGGCTGGGCCAGCCGGCTGGGCGACGACTCGATGGCCCGCTACCTGCTCGGCGAAATGCAGCGCGAAGGCGTGGATTGCAGCCAGGTGGTATGCGAGCCCGGCGAGCGCACCGGCTTCCAGTTCAAGGGCCGGGTCGACGACGGCAGCGATCCGCCCGTCGAATACCACCGCCGCGGCTCGGCGGCGAGCCGCATGAACCCGGAGCACCTGGACGACAAATGGCTGCGGCGCTCGCGGCACCTGCACGTCACCGGCGTGTTCCCCGCGCTGGCGGCAGGCACGCAGGCCGCCACGCGCCAGGCCATCGCCACCATGCGCGCCGCCGGCCGCACGATCTCGTTCGATCCCAACCTTCGGCCCACGCTGTGGGCCACGCCCGAGCTGATGCGGGAGACGCTGAACGACCTCGCGCAGCAAAGCGACTGGGTACTGCCCGGCATCGAGGAAGGCCGCTTCCTCACCGGCCACGCCGAGCCGGAACGCATTGCCGCCTTCTACCGTGCCCGCGGCGCGAAGCTGGTGGTGGTGAAGCTCGGTGCCGACGGCGCCTACTTCGATGGCGAGGCCGGCAGCGGCCATGTCGAGGCCTTCAGCGTCGAGCGCGTCGTCGATACCGTTGGCGCCGGCGACGGCTTTGCCGTGGGCGTGATCAGCGCGCTGCTGGAGGGCCGCCCGGTGGGCGAAGCCGTCCGGCGCGGTGCCTGGATCGGCGCCCGGGCGGTGCAGGTGCGCGGCGATACCGAAGGCCTGCCGACCCATGCCCAGCTGGCGGCCGCCAGCCTGTGAAGCCGCAGCAAGGACTACCCATGCGCAAGAATGTACTGGTGTTCCGGCCGATTCCTGACGACCTGCTCGCCAGGATCGAGTCGGAGCATGACGTGATCGTGGCTGACCCGCGCCAGCCGGCACAACGGCCGGCCTTCCGCGCCGCGCTGGCATCCGCCCACGGCCTGATCGGCTCCAGCGTGAAGCTGGGCGCGGCGGAACTGGCCGAAGCCGGCCGGCTGGAAGTGATCTCGAGTATTTCGGTGGGCGTCGACAACTATGACCTCCCCTGCCTGCACCAGCGCGGCATCACGCTGTGCCATACGCCGGGCGTACTTACCGAGACCACGGCCGACACCGTCTTCGCCCTCATCATGGCCACGAGCCGCCGCCTGATCGAGCTGGCGGCCCACGTCAGCGAAGGCCGCTGGACCGCCAATATCGGCGACAGCCTGTTCGGCTGGGACGTGCACGGCAAGACGCTGGCGATCCTGGGTTTCGGGCGTATCGGCCAGGCCGTGGCGCGGCGCGCGGCGCTCGGCTTCGGCATGGAGGTGCTCTACGTCAACGAGACTGCCATGGAGCCGCCCGACCTGGTGGGGCGCGCCACCCGGACGGAACTCGACGACGCCTTGCGCCGCGCCGATATCGTCGCCATCACGCTGCCCCTGACAGACAGCACCCGAGGCCTGATGGGCCCGCGCGAGTTCGCGCTGATGAAGCCGGGCGCCATCTTCGTCAATGGCGCGCGCGGCCAGATCGTGCAGGAAGACGCGCTGCTCGCGGCGCTGGCAAGCGGCCACCTGCGCGCGGCCGGGCTGGACGTCTTCGCCACCGAGCCGCTGCCTCAGGATTCGCCGCTGCGCCGCCATCCCAGGGTGACCGCCCTGCCCCATATCGGCTCGGCCACGCATGAGACCCGTCGTGCCATGGCCGAACTGGCCACGCGCAACCTGCTGGACGCGCTCGCCGGGCGGCAACCTGCCGCGCGCTTCGACCTGGCGGCCTTTGCCGCCCAGGCAGCCGCCTGATTTTCCTCGCAAGGACACCCCGCAATGCCCGGTTCCATTCCCACGCTGTGCGGCTCGATCATGGGCGAGCCCTTCACCTTCAATGTGCGCATCCACAATGCCGCCTATCGGGCGCTCGGGATCGACTACACCTTTGTGTGCTTCGGGGTGCAGGACGTGCCCGGCGCCGTGCAGTCGATCCGCACGCTCGGCGTGCGCGGCATGAATGTCTCGATGCCGCACAAGCAGGCCGTGATCCCCCACCTCGACCATCTCGACGAGACCGCGCGCGCCATCGGCGCGGTCAACACCATCAACAATCTCGATGGCGTGCTGACCGGCTACAACACCGACTGCATCGGCGCCGTCCGGGCGTTCCAGGAGGTGACGGGTGTGGCCGGCCAGCGCATTGCGCTGCTGGGCGCGGGCGGCGCGGCGCGGGCGATGGCCTATGGCTTGCGCGAGGCCGGCGCCAGCGTGACCGTGTTCAACCGCACCGCGGCGCGCGGCGAAGAACTGGCCGGCTCGCTCGGCCTGCGCTTTGGCGGCGGGTTGACGGACTTCCGCGCGGCGGATTTCGACATGCTCGCCAACGCGACCGCGGCGGGCTTTCGCGCCCCCGATGTCAACCCGGTCGCCGGACAGCTCGCCGCGCACCTGATCGTCATGGACGCCGCCTTCATCCCGGTCAGGAGCAAGCTGATCCGCGATGCCGCAGCGCTCGGCTGCCGCACCATCGACGGCACGCGCATGATGCTGCACCAGGCGT
This genomic window contains:
- a CDS encoding transporter substrate-binding domain-containing protein is translated as MNAQHLLRRFATPVLALLILASAAVTAQAQTVAEIVKKGKVTIGVVTGAPPFGTADATGKPAGYDVDVANLLGKYLGVPVDIVPLTSPSRIPALEAGKVDFLVATLAPTPERARAIMFSSPYSAFELTIFAPTAAKYAKLTELGKKKVGVTRGTTQDTALTRLAVPGMNIVRFEDDATCAQALISNQVDAIALPNTTGNEIMKARGAGKFDAKFAFSVQPNSMAVRRDAFELRQWLNTTISYVKLNGELDAIAQKWTGKALPALQTF
- a CDS encoding amino acid ABC transporter permease, encoding MHYQFEWTPVLSQLDRFAEGAAMTLALSFGSILLGTLIGTAGAIAAAFGGPWLQRVTRAYVEAIRNTPFLIQLFIIFFGLPTVGLQIDAVTAAVIAMTVNLGAYSTEIIRAGLQAVHRSQLEAAAALGMTRWQLIRHVALVPAFEKVYPALTSQFTLMMLTSSVVSTISVEELTAVASQVDSQTFRTFESYILVMFLYIGLALLLRAMFALIGNLVFKRRRVVARARKLARTAPVVPLARAELTAAVAGSTK
- a CDS encoding amino acid ABC transporter permease, which codes for MITEFSWNHLEILLLAARWTLWVTLLAFVGGTLAGFLVALARTSRSPLLRLASTVYIQVVQGTPVLIVLFLSYYGLSVLGLKLSPMVAAMLAMSIYASAYLGEIWRGCIEAVPQGQWEASEALALTRWQQLRYVVLPQAVRLALPPTVGFSVQLVKNTSITSIIGVIELTRAGQLINNATFQPFAVFVVVALIYFALCFPLSAAARRMERRLHVNR
- a CDS encoding amino acid ABC transporter ATP-binding protein — encoded protein: MSIVEAQGVHKSYGCVEVLKGVSFAIEPGQVVAIIGRSGSGKSTMLRCLNGLETINAGNITVAGHKLDHDRKRLLDLRRDVGMVFQSYNLFPHLTVGQNIALAPAIVKKMAASRIDGIVAQVLTQVGLLDKKDCYPEQLSGGQQQRVAIARSLAMEPKVMLFDEVTSALDPELTAEVLRVMENLAASGMTMVLVTHEMEFARRMAHTTIFMHQGKVHEAGPSKALFAQPRTPELQQFLSAGALK
- a CDS encoding sugar phosphate isomerase/epimerase family protein, which translates into the protein MSQWQPEGANGASRPPVLISLTAYGADLALRDGQAALARIAAAAGADGVEFRGELQRGHKEEVIEQREVAGEHGLDVVWSSPEGLWNDAGSLDAAALDRAFTTALALGASRVKMSLGGYRAGTALAALLPWLRHDGIELVVENDQTARAGTVPPLRDFFARIAALGETVPMTFDMGNWHWTGEDPLDAAQVFGANVGYVHCKGVQRTPAKWIAVPLDQSAAPWRGVLRRLPTQVARAIEFPLQGEDLVQVTRHHVELLRSVEVPA
- a CDS encoding sugar kinase, with product MSPDLDVVTLGEAMLMLVAGEAGPLEGAQTFHKRTAGAETNVAIGLSRLGLKVGWASRLGDDSMARYLLGEMQREGVDCSQVVCEPGERTGFQFKGRVDDGSDPPVEYHRRGSAASRMNPEHLDDKWLRRSRHLHVTGVFPALAAGTQAATRQAIATMRAAGRTISFDPNLRPTLWATPELMRETLNDLAQQSDWVLPGIEEGRFLTGHAEPERIAAFYRARGAKLVVVKLGADGAYFDGEAGSGHVEAFSVERVVDTVGAGDGFAVGVISALLEGRPVGEAVRRGAWIGARAVQVRGDTEGLPTHAQLAAASL
- a CDS encoding 2-hydroxyacid dehydrogenase, which encodes MRKNVLVFRPIPDDLLARIESEHDVIVADPRQPAQRPAFRAALASAHGLIGSSVKLGAAELAEAGRLEVISSISVGVDNYDLPCLHQRGITLCHTPGVLTETTADTVFALIMATSRRLIELAAHVSEGRWTANIGDSLFGWDVHGKTLAILGFGRIGQAVARRAALGFGMEVLYVNETAMEPPDLVGRATRTELDDALRRADIVAITLPLTDSTRGLMGPREFALMKPGAIFVNGARGQIVQEDALLAALASGHLRAAGLDVFATEPLPQDSPLRRHPRVTALPHIGSATHETRRAMAELATRNLLDALAGRQPAARFDLAAFAAQAAA
- a CDS encoding shikimate dehydrogenase family protein; the protein is MPGSIPTLCGSIMGEPFTFNVRIHNAAYRALGIDYTFVCFGVQDVPGAVQSIRTLGVRGMNVSMPHKQAVIPHLDHLDETARAIGAVNTINNLDGVLTGYNTDCIGAVRAFQEVTGVAGQRIALLGAGGAARAMAYGLREAGASVTVFNRTAARGEELAGSLGLRFGGGLTDFRAADFDMLANATAAGFRAPDVNPVAGQLAAHLIVMDAAFIPVRSKLIRDAAALGCRTIDGTRMMLHQACAQVEFYTGCARAPIEAMEAALLEEIARLS